A region from the Candidatus Limnocylindrales bacterium genome encodes:
- a CDS encoding sigma 54-interacting transcriptional regulator, whose amino-acid sequence MKAVQLNTDTLATILVVEDESIVAVDIASRLERIGYKVIGTARTARTAYDLAERHRPDLVLMDIRIEGEEDGISAGVRIRNDFEIPVVFLTAYADGETIERAREAAPLGYIIKPFDQRDLQVTVELALHRSRIHQQLRKSRDDLQAILDVQRQGTVLTDPDGRITFLSQAAHALLRTTPESGVGQRWQEVFPVSAREREELERVSAAPQESREKVLVQPQIAGTEGLSVEVEIKDDVRTEGGRMFFLYDVSRVVSLERLLGERASFGNIIGHSESMQRVFLLIRDFAAMDAPVLVDGETGVGKELVARAIHEASPRSGGPFVAINCAGLSEELAISQLFGHARGAFTGAVSEYQGLFRAAHRGTLFLDEIAELSPRVQATLLRVLEERVVQSVGKTKGDPVDVRVIAATNRSLVREVETGTFRADLFYRIRAATITLPPLRERKDDLLLLIRHFLEEQAAVTGKPVRGLASDTMRILHLYDWPGNVRELRNAVAVATARCRGTLLQPEDLPAEVVDGATSSAAVPRGPLAARLEILEALDRAGGNRSRAAQLLGVSRATFYRRLTALGVPIQDSSDG is encoded by the coding sequence ATGAAGGCCGTTCAGCTCAACACCGACACGCTTGCCACGATCCTGGTGGTCGAGGACGAGAGCATCGTCGCCGTCGACATCGCCTCCCGTCTGGAGCGCATCGGATACAAGGTCATCGGCACCGCGCGCACCGCCAGGACGGCCTATGACCTTGCCGAGCGCCATCGTCCCGACCTCGTCCTCATGGACATCCGGATCGAAGGAGAGGAGGACGGCATCTCGGCCGGCGTGCGGATCCGCAACGACTTCGAGATCCCGGTCGTGTTCCTGACCGCCTACGCAGACGGCGAGACGATCGAGCGCGCGCGCGAGGCCGCACCGCTCGGCTACATCATCAAACCGTTCGATCAGCGCGATCTGCAGGTCACCGTCGAGCTGGCGCTGCACCGCAGCCGCATCCACCAGCAGCTTCGCAAGTCGCGCGACGATCTCCAGGCGATCCTGGACGTGCAGCGGCAGGGAACGGTTCTTACCGACCCCGACGGCAGAATCACGTTCCTGAGCCAGGCCGCGCACGCGCTGCTTCGCACGACGCCCGAATCGGGCGTGGGTCAGCGCTGGCAGGAGGTGTTTCCGGTCTCGGCACGCGAGCGCGAGGAGCTGGAGCGAGTGTCGGCCGCTCCCCAGGAGTCGCGCGAGAAGGTGCTGGTGCAGCCGCAGATCGCCGGCACCGAAGGCCTTTCGGTGGAGGTCGAAATCAAGGATGACGTGCGCACCGAAGGCGGGCGCATGTTCTTCCTCTACGACGTCTCACGCGTGGTCAGCCTGGAGCGGCTGCTGGGCGAGCGCGCCAGCTTCGGCAACATCATCGGCCACAGCGAGAGCATGCAGCGGGTGTTCCTGCTGATCCGCGATTTCGCCGCCATGGATGCGCCCGTGCTGGTCGACGGCGAGACAGGTGTAGGAAAGGAGCTGGTCGCCCGCGCCATCCACGAGGCCAGCCCGCGCAGCGGCGGCCCGTTCGTCGCCATCAACTGCGCCGGCCTCAGCGAAGAGCTGGCCATCAGTCAGCTCTTCGGTCACGCGCGCGGAGCGTTCACCGGCGCCGTCAGCGAGTATCAGGGCCTGTTCCGGGCCGCGCATCGCGGGACGCTGTTCCTCGACGAGATCGCCGAGCTGTCGCCGCGCGTGCAGGCCACGTTGCTGCGCGTGCTCGAGGAGCGCGTGGTGCAGTCGGTCGGCAAGACCAAGGGCGATCCCGTCGACGTACGCGTCATCGCCGCCACCAATCGCAGCCTGGTCCGCGAGGTCGAGACGGGGACGTTTCGCGCCGATCTCTTCTACCGGATCCGCGCCGCGACCATCACGTTGCCCCCGCTGCGCGAGCGCAAGGACGATCTGCTGCTGCTCATCCGGCATTTCCTCGAGGAGCAGGCGGCCGTGACCGGAAAACCCGTGCGCGGCCTGGCCTCCGACACGATGCGCATCCTTCACCTGTACGACTGGCCGGGAAACGTACGCGAGCTGCGCAACGCCGTTGCAGTGGCCACGGCCCGCTGCCGCGGGACCCTGCTGCAGCCCGAGGATCTGCCCGCCGAGGTCGTCGACGGTGCGACCAGCTCGGCGGCGGTGCCGCGCGGACCGCTGGCGGCGCGGCTCGAGATCCTGGAAGCGCTGGACCGGGCCGGCGGCAACCGTTCGCGCGCCGCACAACTGCTCGGCGTCAGCCGGGCGACGTTCTACCGGCGACTGACCGCGCTCGGCGTTCCCATCCAGGATTCATCGGACGGCTGA
- a CDS encoding histidine kinase dimerization/phosphoacceptor domain -containing protein has translation MKLDLQSRYTLAIGGLMFTALMMLLIAMTAENRSFTRDLERATSSAMEGALQRQGEKQALSVASVLAGRLIHGLRDLDVHEIAKVTAETRMYPSVLSVHVLDPNGTVIDDGTPANAAAGTSIPARWSKAVLTELHPIVSAGMESLRVTAPVMDGARLLGVAVVEFSRVDSLAEVELERGNLAAMIRSKWVSMAATGAAAGLTLVALSMLAAAIVANRLALPISALAMRARAIGRGERDAPDWPGVLERSDELGDLARAFKEMAAALQSTTVSKEYVDNILQSMAEMLVVTNAAGTIVTANHAFLHEIGFEGNEARGLPLERFVPGLPPQGVAPPRPKRPGETAPHYELRRADGTTTPVQVSATPLRESGGAGPGHVYVMQNVAERLAASRQIERSLRENEILLKEIHHRVKNNLQIISSMLSLQAARTEDKRSRAVFIESESRIRAMALIHEQLYRSGDLARVDIGEYLENLSRQIARYLGRLDCKVEISCDFDEVAVDVAIPCGLIVNELVTNCIQHAFPDGRAGTVSVWFTAAEDERILIVSDDGVGLDPDVDLDSGATLGIKLVRALADQLGGRLEILNDGGATFRVTFPASKKQPEQGDPAQAPTRAA, from the coding sequence GTGAAGCTCGACCTGCAGAGCCGCTACACGCTGGCCATCGGCGGCCTGATGTTCACGGCGCTGATGATGCTGCTGATCGCGATGACGGCAGAGAATCGCTCCTTCACGCGGGACCTGGAGCGGGCAACTTCCAGCGCCATGGAAGGAGCGCTGCAGCGCCAGGGCGAGAAGCAGGCTCTGTCGGTCGCCTCCGTGCTCGCCGGTCGCCTGATCCACGGCCTGCGCGATCTCGATGTTCACGAGATCGCGAAGGTCACCGCCGAAACGCGCATGTATCCCTCGGTGCTGTCGGTGCACGTCCTCGACCCCAACGGGACGGTCATTGACGACGGCACGCCCGCCAACGCGGCGGCGGGCACCAGCATCCCCGCACGATGGAGCAAGGCCGTCCTCACGGAGCTCCATCCCATCGTCTCTGCCGGAATGGAGTCACTGCGGGTGACGGCGCCGGTCATGGACGGCGCGCGCCTGCTCGGCGTGGCCGTCGTCGAGTTCTCACGCGTGGACAGCCTTGCCGAGGTGGAGCTGGAGCGAGGCAACCTGGCGGCAATGATTCGCAGCAAGTGGGTCTCGATGGCGGCGACCGGCGCGGCCGCCGGTCTTACGCTGGTGGCGCTGTCGATGCTCGCGGCAGCCATCGTCGCCAACCGCCTCGCCCTGCCGATTTCCGCGCTGGCGATGCGTGCCCGCGCGATCGGCCGCGGCGAACGCGATGCTCCGGACTGGCCGGGAGTGCTCGAGCGAAGTGATGAGCTGGGCGACCTGGCGCGCGCGTTCAAGGAGATGGCGGCGGCACTGCAGTCGACGACGGTTTCCAAGGAATACGTCGACAACATCCTGCAGTCGATGGCCGAGATGCTGGTGGTGACGAACGCCGCCGGCACCATCGTCACCGCCAATCACGCCTTCCTGCACGAGATCGGCTTCGAGGGGAACGAGGCTCGCGGGCTTCCGCTGGAGCGCTTCGTTCCCGGCCTGCCCCCACAGGGCGTGGCGCCACCGCGGCCCAAGAGGCCGGGCGAGACCGCGCCGCACTACGAGCTGCGGCGCGCCGACGGCACCACCACGCCCGTGCAGGTTTCCGCCACGCCGCTACGCGAGAGCGGCGGCGCCGGCCCCGGCCACGTCTACGTCATGCAGAACGTCGCCGAGCGCCTGGCGGCCAGTCGCCAGATCGAGCGCTCGCTGCGTGAGAACGAGATCCTGCTCAAGGAGATCCATCATCGCGTCAAGAACAACCTGCAGATCATCTCGAGCATGCTGAGCCTGCAGGCCGCGCGCACCGAGGACAAAAGATCGCGCGCCGTCTTCATCGAAAGCGAGAGCCGCATCCGAGCGATGGCGTTGATTCACGAGCAGCTCTACCGCTCGGGCGACCTGGCGCGCGTGGACATCGGCGAGTATCTCGAGAACCTCAGCCGTCAGATCGCACGCTATCTCGGCCGCCTCGACTGCAAGGTCGAGATCTCGTGCGACTTCGACGAGGTGGCCGTCGACGTCGCCATCCCTTGCGGGCTGATCGTCAACGAGCTGGTGACCAACTGCATCCAGCACGCATTCCCCGACGGCCGCGCCGGCACGGTCAGCGTCTGGTTCACTGCCGCCGAGGACGAGCGCATTCTGATCGTCAGCGACGACGGCGTCGGCCTCGACCCCGACGTCGATCTCGATTCGGGCGCCACGCTTGGAATCAAGCTGGTGCGCGCGCTGGCCGACCAGCTCGGCGGGCGCCTGGAGATCCTCAACGACGGCGGCGCCACCTTCCGCGTCACCTTCCCCGCATCCAAGAAACAGCCGGAGCAAGGCGACCCGGCACAGGCGCCGACACGCGCTGCATGA
- a CDS encoding PAS domain S-box protein has protein sequence MSKSQRLASTSMILRASRPDPAVEAELELLRAHVRELEAKLAKRNTEAIEIPPFAARVLHGMLSLPFICFRIERDGTITESIGGGFKVLPVPPHSILGLNAFEIFPEVADYIKRALEGETVYHESDGALAGTGWSALTYITYDDTGGGAAVGVSLDITELRQTQASLRASEDRYRLLAETAPIGIVRIDPQGFFLYVNAGFSELVGVPTHEAIGRHCLEWIHPDDRDRVWQEWNATLWSPGEPRRLTFRVPSTDGQSLWVICRGVEERNEQGEIVSYIGTVTDIGEHKKVEQEIRRLNDDLNERVERRTAELRDANRELEAFSYSVSHDLRTPLRSIDGFCYLIGEEYGEVLGDRGMSYVARARSASQRMGRLIDDLLKLSRVSRAELKRERIDLTQLAIDVLSEIREMWMTDHAEVQIDENMSCTGDPTLVRDVIANLFDNAWKFTSQTQNAVIHFGAGRLPTGQTVFFMRDNGAGFDAHYADKLFKPFERLHNSREFEGSGIGLATVERIVRRHGGAVWAEGRPGGGATFYFTIPTAAAI, from the coding sequence ATGAGCAAGTCCCAAAGACTGGCAAGCACGAGCATGATCCTGAGGGCGAGCCGGCCCGACCCTGCGGTCGAAGCCGAGCTCGAGCTTCTGCGCGCGCACGTCCGAGAGCTGGAAGCCAAGCTCGCCAAGCGCAACACCGAAGCCATCGAGATCCCGCCGTTCGCCGCGCGCGTGCTGCACGGCATGCTGTCGCTGCCGTTCATCTGCTTTCGGATCGAACGCGACGGCACCATCACCGAGAGCATCGGCGGCGGCTTCAAGGTCCTGCCGGTGCCGCCGCACAGCATCCTCGGCCTCAATGCATTCGAGATCTTCCCGGAGGTCGCCGACTACATTAAGCGCGCCCTGGAGGGCGAGACGGTCTACCACGAGTCCGACGGCGCCCTGGCCGGCACCGGCTGGTCGGCGTTGACCTACATTACGTATGACGACACCGGCGGCGGCGCGGCCGTCGGCGTCTCGCTCGACATCACCGAGCTTCGCCAGACCCAGGCCAGCCTTCGCGCCAGCGAAGACCGTTACCGGCTGCTGGCGGAGACGGCGCCCATCGGAATCGTCCGCATCGATCCGCAGGGCTTCTTCCTCTACGTCAACGCGGGCTTCAGCGAGCTCGTCGGCGTTCCGACGCACGAGGCCATCGGCCGCCACTGCCTGGAATGGATCCATCCCGACGACCGCGACCGCGTCTGGCAGGAGTGGAACGCCACGCTCTGGAGCCCCGGCGAGCCGAGGCGGCTGACCTTCCGGGTGCCCAGCACCGACGGCCAGTCCCTGTGGGTGATCTGCCGCGGCGTCGAGGAGCGCAACGAGCAGGGTGAGATCGTCAGCTACATCGGCACGGTCACCGACATCGGCGAGCACAAGAAGGTCGAGCAGGAGATCCGCCGCCTCAACGACGATCTGAACGAGCGCGTGGAGCGGCGCACTGCCGAGCTGCGCGACGCCAATCGCGAGCTCGAGGCGTTTTCGTATTCGGTCAGCCACGACCTGCGCACGCCCCTGCGCAGCATCGATGGCTTCTGCTACCTCATCGGCGAGGAGTACGGCGAGGTTCTGGGCGACCGCGGCATGTCCTATGTGGCGCGCGCGCGCTCGGCCAGCCAGCGCATGGGGCGGCTGATCGACGATCTGCTGAAGTTGTCACGCGTCTCGCGCGCCGAGCTCAAGCGCGAGAGGATCGATCTGACCCAGCTCGCCATTGATGTGCTGTCGGAGATTCGCGAGATGTGGATGACCGACCACGCCGAGGTGCAGATCGACGAGAACATGTCGTGCACGGGCGATCCGACGCTGGTCCGCGACGTCATCGCCAACCTGTTCGACAATGCATGGAAGTTCACGTCGCAGACGCAGAACGCGGTCATCCACTTCGGCGCCGGCCGCCTGCCCACGGGACAGACGGTCTTCTTCATGCGCGACAATGGCGCCGGCTTCGACGCGCATTATGCGGACAAGCTCTTCAAACCGTTCGAGCGGCTGCACAACAGCCGCGAGTTCGAGGGCAGCGGCATCGGCCTGGCCACCGTGGAGCGGATCGTGCGCCGCCACGGCGGCGCCGTCTGGGCCGAAGGCCGGCCGGGCGGCGGGGCGACGTTCTACTTCACGATCCCGACGGCTGCCGCCATCTGA
- a CDS encoding Rieske 2Fe-2S domain-containing protein — translation MAALGRAAIAVSRDAYVRPGRYRFPFPPFPRGWFAVAWGEEVPAGAVVPLHFFGRDLVAFRTEQGQAVVADAHCPHLGAHLGYGGVIEDNCIRCPFHHWKFDESGRCVEIPFQSRPSSRARLHRWPVAEVDGMILVWHDLDGSEPDWFVQPMSEAQAFCTPQAPADCSWTLRTHVQEICENAYDIAHFPAVHGMGLPPNAQLTFEGERSTVTFDTLSNGQAFGLPGEFPTKVRMDLQGLGVLQADTVLPEFGFCFRNSLYMTPIDEEHICLRAAMSVRKLGDDDTTASLQEVWVKTFAMDLPKDFQIWENKVYVARPELSRVDGPIGRMRRWAHQFYELAAEPAAADNILQMTAADPQTEGRQMAAAVGIVK, via the coding sequence ATGGCGGCTCTGGGCCGTGCGGCCATCGCGGTGTCCCGGGACGCCTACGTGCGTCCGGGGCGATATCGCTTTCCATTCCCACCATTTCCCCGCGGCTGGTTCGCGGTTGCCTGGGGCGAGGAAGTTCCCGCCGGCGCCGTCGTCCCGCTCCACTTCTTCGGTCGCGATCTCGTGGCGTTCCGCACCGAGCAGGGCCAGGCGGTCGTCGCCGACGCGCACTGTCCTCACCTCGGCGCGCATCTCGGCTACGGCGGCGTCATCGAGGACAACTGCATCCGCTGTCCCTTCCATCACTGGAAGTTCGACGAGAGCGGGCGGTGCGTGGAGATCCCGTTCCAGAGCCGGCCGTCGTCGCGTGCGCGGCTGCATCGCTGGCCGGTGGCCGAGGTCGACGGAATGATCCTCGTCTGGCACGACCTCGACGGTTCCGAGCCCGACTGGTTCGTGCAGCCGATGAGCGAGGCCCAGGCGTTCTGCACCCCGCAGGCGCCGGCGGACTGCAGCTGGACGCTGCGCACGCACGTGCAGGAGATCTGCGAGAACGCTTACGACATCGCGCATTTCCCGGCAGTGCACGGCATGGGACTTCCGCCCAACGCGCAGCTGACGTTCGAAGGCGAGCGCTCCACCGTCACGTTCGATACCCTGTCGAACGGACAGGCGTTCGGCCTTCCGGGCGAGTTTCCGACCAAGGTGCGCATGGACCTGCAGGGGCTTGGTGTGCTGCAGGCCGACACGGTGCTGCCGGAGTTCGGCTTCTGCTTCCGCAACTCGCTCTACATGACGCCGATCGACGAGGAACACATCTGCCTGCGCGCGGCGATGAGCGTTCGCAAGCTCGGGGACGACGACACGACGGCCTCGCTGCAGGAAGTGTGGGTCAAGACGTTCGCGATGGATCTGCCGAAGGACTTCCAGATCTGGGAGAACAAGGTCTACGTCGCCCGGCCCGAGCTTTCGCGCGTCGACGGGCCCATCGGCCGCATGCGTCGCTGGGCGCACCAGTTCTACGAGCTGGCTGCCGAGCCGGCGGCCGCCGACAACATCCTGCAGATGACCGCGGCCGACCCGCAGACCGAAGGCCGTCAGATGGCGGCAGCCGTCGGGATCGTGAAGTAG
- a CDS encoding TetR/AcrR family transcriptional regulator has translation MGRDDKGPRLSSSARRAQLVDIGRKVFAQRGYEAASVEEIAERAKISKPIVYEHFGGKEGLYAVVVDREIEHIVTCIVDAISVGTPRERLEQAALAFLRYVKERPEGFAMLLRDAPASKRTGEMPALMYDLADRVGAIFTDQFRKAGYDAKAAPIYAHALVGMVAFVGQWWTESSKPPAVETVASHIAALAWMGLRHLPKKPTLTANTEKKR, from the coding sequence ATGGGCAGGGACGATAAAGGACCGCGACTCTCTTCGTCGGCGCGGCGGGCGCAGCTCGTGGACATCGGTCGCAAGGTCTTCGCCCAGCGCGGCTACGAGGCGGCATCGGTCGAAGAGATCGCCGAGCGCGCCAAGATCTCCAAGCCCATCGTCTACGAGCACTTCGGCGGCAAGGAAGGACTCTACGCCGTCGTCGTCGACCGCGAGATCGAGCACATCGTCACCTGCATCGTCGATGCCATCTCGGTCGGCACGCCGCGCGAGCGGCTCGAGCAGGCGGCGCTGGCCTTCCTGCGGTACGTCAAGGAGCGCCCCGAGGGCTTTGCGATGCTGCTGCGCGATGCGCCGGCGTCCAAACGCACCGGAGAGATGCCGGCGCTGATGTACGACCTCGCCGACCGGGTCGGCGCCATCTTCACCGACCAGTTCCGCAAGGCCGGCTACGACGCCAAGGCCGCGCCCATCTACGCGCACGCGCTGGTGGGCATGGTCGCTTTCGTCGGCCAGTGGTGGACCGAGAGCAGCAAGCCACCGGCGGTCGAGACCGTCGCCAGCCACATTGCGGCGTTGGCGTGGATGGGACTCCGCCATCTTCCGAAAAAGCCGACGCTGACGGCGAACACCGAGAAAAAGCGATGA
- a CDS encoding alpha/beta fold hydrolase codes for MKEATAMREVLLHGHLIRYRTAGRGPVVLLIHGIAGSSATWDELIPHLARNYTVVAPDLLGHGSSAKPRGDYSLGAYASGIRDLMAVLGHSRASVVGHSLGGGVAMQFAYQFPERCERLVLVSSGGLGEEVHAILRAATLPGSEWVLPLMCAAGIRDAIDNAAGFLARLGLRVGPDLEEAWRGFCSLGDADCRRAFLHTLRTIVDVRGQRVSATDRLYLLDVGLPAMIVWGARDPMIPVRHAHEAHAAIPGSRLEVFDGAGHFPHRDEPLRFAELLVDFFESTEPGVITDDRIHALLRRRERQGSAVA; via the coding sequence ATGAAAGAAGCTACCGCCATGCGTGAAGTGCTGCTGCACGGTCATCTCATCCGCTACCGGACCGCAGGCCGTGGACCCGTGGTTCTTCTCATCCACGGCATTGCAGGCAGCTCGGCGACCTGGGACGAGCTCATTCCGCATCTTGCGCGCAACTACACCGTCGTCGCTCCCGACCTGCTCGGCCACGGCAGCTCGGCCAAGCCGCGCGGCGACTATTCGCTCGGCGCGTACGCCAGCGGCATTCGCGACCTGATGGCGGTGCTGGGACATTCTCGGGCCAGCGTGGTCGGGCACTCTCTGGGTGGCGGCGTGGCGATGCAGTTCGCCTACCAGTTCCCTGAGCGCTGCGAGCGCCTGGTGCTCGTCTCCAGCGGCGGCCTCGGCGAGGAGGTGCACGCCATTTTGCGCGCCGCCACGCTGCCCGGGTCGGAGTGGGTGCTGCCGCTGATGTGCGCCGCCGGCATTCGCGATGCCATCGACAATGCCGCAGGCTTCCTCGCGCGCCTGGGCCTGCGCGTGGGGCCGGATCTGGAGGAGGCATGGCGCGGCTTCTGCTCGCTCGGCGACGCCGACTGCCGGCGCGCCTTCCTCCACACGCTACGCACCATCGTCGACGTGCGCGGACAGCGCGTCAGCGCCACCGACCGCCTCTACCTTCTGGACGTGGGGCTGCCGGCCATGATCGTCTGGGGCGCGCGCGACCCGATGATTCCGGTTCGGCATGCGCACGAGGCGCACGCTGCCATACCCGGCAGCCGCCTGGAGGTCTTTGACGGCGCCGGCCACTTCCCGCATCGCGACGAGCCGCTGCGCTTTGCCGAGCTTCTCGTGGATTTCTTCGAAAGCACGGAGCCGGGCGTGATCACCGATGACAGGATCCACGCGCTGCTGCGGCGGCGCGAGCGCCAGGGCAGCGCCGTCGCGTAG
- a CDS encoding lysophospholipid acyltransferase family protein: MSATLRISIATIWEVYRGTFRRSVGDERLRWWSRRLIDLAELRCRVVNPRGITFGNDGKPTILMSNHSSLYDIPLIFVALPGSIRMLTKKELFSIPIWGRGLRAGEFASIDRRNREQAIRDLAQARAKMESGIVLWVAPEGTRSRDGRLGPFKKGGFMLALETGAQIVPIGIRGAGQVLPPKTFRSLQLGCTAEVHVGEPIDASSYSIETRDQLMEEVARRIVELARVERRGAPAEQEAA, encoded by the coding sequence GTGTCGGCGACGCTGCGCATCTCGATCGCAACGATCTGGGAAGTCTATCGCGGCACCTTCCGCCGCTCGGTCGGCGACGAGCGGCTGCGCTGGTGGTCGCGCCGTCTGATCGACCTGGCCGAGCTTCGCTGCCGCGTCGTCAATCCGCGCGGGATCACCTTCGGCAATGACGGCAAGCCGACGATCCTGATGAGCAACCACTCGAGCCTCTATGACATCCCGCTGATCTTCGTCGCGCTGCCCGGCTCCATCCGCATGCTGACCAAAAAGGAGCTGTTCTCGATTCCGATCTGGGGCCGCGGCCTGCGCGCCGGCGAGTTCGCCTCCATCGATCGCAGGAACCGCGAGCAGGCGATCCGCGATCTGGCCCAGGCGCGTGCCAAGATGGAGAGCGGCATCGTGCTGTGGGTGGCGCCCGAAGGGACGCGCTCGCGCGATGGGCGGCTCGGTCCGTTCAAGAAGGGCGGATTCATGCTGGCGCTCGAGACCGGGGCTCAGATCGTGCCGATCGGCATTCGCGGCGCGGGGCAGGTGCTTCCGCCCAAGACCTTTCGCAGCCTGCAGCTCGGCTGCACGGCCGAGGTTCATGTGGGCGAGCCCATCGACGCGAGCAGCTATTCGATCGAGACGCGCGATCAGCTCATGGAAGAAGTCGCCCGGCGCATCGTCGAGCTCGCACGCGTCGAGCGCCGCGGCGCGCCGGCCGAGCAGGAAGCGGCCTGA
- a CDS encoding cyclic nucleotide-binding domain-containing protein — protein sequence MAGPLLRLEKLFASSRNIESFPAGATVFQQGEAGDSMYVVLEGTVDIMLGDKLLDLSGPGDLLGEMSLIDNKARSATAVARTDVKLARVDESAFLTMVQETPFFALHVMRVLVERMRRSRARL from the coding sequence ATGGCTGGACCGCTGCTGCGCTTGGAGAAGCTCTTTGCGAGCTCGAGGAACATCGAGTCGTTTCCCGCTGGCGCCACCGTCTTTCAACAGGGCGAAGCCGGCGATTCGATGTACGTCGTGCTCGAAGGGACCGTCGACATCATGCTCGGCGACAAGCTTCTCGATCTTTCGGGCCCCGGGGATCTGCTGGGCGAGATGTCGCTGATCGACAACAAGGCGCGCAGCGCGACCGCGGTGGCACGCACCGACGTCAAGCTGGCGCGCGTCGACGAGAGCGCGTTCCTGACGATGGTGCAGGAGACCCCGTTCTTTGCGCTGCACGTGATGCGAGTGCTCGTGGAGAGGATGCGTCGCTCGCGCGCGCGCCTTTGA
- a CDS encoding lipase maturation factor family protein, with amino-acid sequence MSKPGTPPQYWLTRFVILRLLGTVYAVAFLAAVRQLPALIGSQGLMPAAVFLQSVREHFGSAPAAVARVPSLFWIDTSDAALQAVAWSGLAIACIVAAGYANALMMAALWLLYMSIVRVGQDWYGYGWEIQLLETGFLAIFLCPLLDGRPFPRREPPRAIVALMRWLIFRIMLGAGLIKLRGDPVWRDLTALDYHFETQPLPNPLSRWFHFLPRPALRAGVAFNHLAELVAPWLMWIGGRARYLAGVVIVAFQLTLILSGNLSFLNWLTIVPALACFDDAFWRRLLPAPLVRRSMAAQERAEPSVAMRRASLAVTALVVVLSLPPAFNMLSASQIMNTSFDPLALVNTYGAFGTVGKVRMNVIFEGTHAVVPDERALWQPYRYVALPVDVDRMPPLVAPYQPRLDWQMWFASMSRAEDYPWTLHLVWKLLHGDEGALSLFAENPFPNGPPRFIRATQYRYEFADPDDEQGRWWNRERVRTWLPPLAKDDPRLQRALEHLGFLGKAPD; translated from the coding sequence ATGAGTAAGCCGGGCACGCCGCCGCAGTACTGGCTCACGCGCTTCGTGATCCTGCGCCTGCTCGGCACGGTCTATGCCGTCGCCTTTCTGGCGGCGGTGCGCCAGCTGCCGGCGCTCATCGGCTCGCAGGGTCTGATGCCGGCGGCGGTCTTCCTGCAAAGCGTGCGCGAGCATTTCGGGTCGGCGCCCGCGGCGGTTGCTCGGGTTCCTTCGCTGTTCTGGATCGACACCTCGGACGCGGCGCTGCAGGCCGTGGCGTGGAGCGGTCTCGCCATCGCCTGCATCGTCGCGGCCGGCTACGCCAACGCACTGATGATGGCCGCGTTGTGGCTGCTGTACATGTCCATCGTGCGCGTGGGGCAGGACTGGTACGGCTACGGCTGGGAGATTCAGCTGCTGGAAACCGGGTTCCTGGCCATCTTTCTGTGCCCGTTGCTCGACGGGCGGCCCTTCCCGCGCCGCGAGCCGCCGCGAGCGATCGTGGCGCTGATGCGCTGGCTGATCTTCCGCATCATGCTCGGCGCCGGCCTCATCAAACTGCGCGGCGATCCGGTGTGGCGCGACCTGACGGCGCTCGACTACCACTTCGAGACCCAGCCGCTGCCCAATCCGCTCAGCCGCTGGTTTCATTTCCTTCCGCGCCCGGCGCTGCGCGCCGGCGTGGCCTTCAATCACCTCGCCGAGCTGGTCGCGCCGTGGCTGATGTGGATCGGCGGCCGCGCTCGCTACCTCGCCGGCGTTGTCATCGTCGCCTTCCAGCTCACGCTGATTCTCAGCGGCAATCTCTCGTTCCTGAACTGGCTGACGATCGTGCCGGCGCTGGCGTGCTTCGATGACGCCTTCTGGAGGCGCCTGCTTCCGGCGCCGCTGGTCCGCCGCTCGATGGCTGCGCAGGAGCGCGCGGAGCCGAGCGTGGCCATGCGCCGCGCCTCGCTGGCAGTCACGGCGCTGGTGGTGGTGCTGAGCCTTCCGCCGGCGTTCAACATGCTGTCGGCAAGCCAGATCATGAACACGTCGTTCGACCCTCTGGCGCTGGTCAACACCTACGGCGCCTTCGGCACCGTCGGCAAGGTACGGATGAACGTGATCTTCGAAGGCACCCACGCTGTCGTGCCCGACGAGCGCGCGCTTTGGCAGCCTTATCGGTACGTCGCGCTGCCGGTGGACGTCGATCGGATGCCGCCGCTGGTCGCGCCGTACCAGCCGCGGCTGGACTGGCAGATGTGGTTCGCGTCGATGAGCCGCGCCGAGGACTATCCCTGGACGCTGCACCTGGTCTGGAAGCTGCTGCACGGCGACGAGGGCGCGCTGTCGCTGTTCGCGGAGAACCCGTTTCCGAACGGGCCGCCGCGCTTCATCCGCGCGACGCAGTACCGGTACGAATTCGCCGACCCGGACGATGAGCAGGGGCGCTGGTGGAATCGCGAGCGCGTGCGGACATGGCTGCCGCCGCTGGCCAAGGACGACCCGCGGCTGCAGCGCGCGCTCGAGCACCTCGGCTTCCTCGGCAAGGCGCCGGACTGA